GGGATGACACTGGACCGAGGAGGAGacacaggctctgctgggtCCCCCCAGAGACCAGCCAGCCCTGGGTACGGCACGGCCGAAGCGGCCCCTGGTCCATCAGGTCCAGAACAATCTCAGGGACACGGGTGTCCCATGGGAGATGAGGGGGAATCTCCTTGGGGACGCTCATGTCCTCCCTGTTGTCCCCAAATGCCCCAGGAACACCAGAGACTCTGAACTTCATCATCCTCCTTggggctctccctgctccagatcCCTCCCCGTGACCATAATTAGCTCTAATTAATTAAAGGCACTACTCAATAGCAGGGTGAGGACACGGGTGGCTCCAGGTGACAGCAGGTGACACTGGGGGGGACACAGGAAAAGGGGCCTTGTGATGGGGTAGGGGTATGTCACACGTCAGTCCCCTCTGAGCCTGGTGAGCGTTCCCATGGAATTTTCCATCCCTCCCAAGGGGACACAGTCTGGCTGTCCCCTCTTTTGGGGCCACTGTAGTGTCCAGACCCTGGTAATGTCCCCAGGGGACCCCAAAACAACCCTCCCCCTCCAAGAGATGCTCTCCATGGTGTCACTGTGTCCCCTCCCCCATGTCCTGACACCCCCTCCCCAATGTCCCCATGTCTCTCTGCTTCCCTGATGTCCCTCTGACCCCACCtcgtgtccctgtgtcccctcccctgtGTCCTGACACCACCTTCCCAACACCCCCGAtgtccctgtgccccatccccgatgtccctgtgccctgtccctgtgtccccgtgCCCTCTTCCCCCCGTCACAGCCCCCCATGCCTGGTGTCCCTGCCGCCCTGGTGTCACCTGGACTGTGACAAGGCTGAGCGATCTGCAGCCCGAGTGGGCCCGGTGTTTGTCACGGGGACtcacaaagaaatatttgaggCGGcggagcagccccagctcctcccgTTCCTCCCGATCCTCTGTAGGACCTGCCTggttctgattgggtttgagcccctgcggtttctcccttgctgtgttcctaaAAGTCCCCAGCCTtgaactccaccctggttctgtcccacaAAACCCATCACCCAGCCTCTCTTCAgtgctctctgtctctggatctgagtttgttcctgctgaataaatggtttcctgagcacAGCCCGTCCCGTTGGTGTCCCATGCTGGTTCCTGCTCACGGGAGcatccctggacatgatcctgtgGTCCCCGAACACAGCACCGGCGCTCCAGGGGCTGCCGGGCCACCACCGGCACAGCCGGTGGGACGGTGACGGCACCactggcagccctggctggtCAGCACATGGCCAGGGTGAGGGTGCAGagtgaggggagcagggccagctggatatgtagtagggttctgtttttaagggacaatcctttgtcagtcaggtgaatgcagagacacccggcccTATCtctatactttatttttttctcctaattgtttttttattaaactttttaattctataaaaattacgtgaacctcgtttttcacatAGAGCAGCCAAGGCCCTCATTAGAAATAAACCTGGCGACAGCCAATTAAAAGGAGCAGATCGGCGGAGCGCAGCGCCTTTCCcggctgcaggcagagcccccCGAGCCATTTCCCCAGCGGGGACTCCGCTCCCCGGGCAGCGCCCAGCGCTCCCCGCTGCCCCCCGAGCTGCGCCAGCCCCGCTGGCCCGAGAGCCCCGGCAGCGCAACTCGGGCTCGGGGGGGAGCGGGACGGCACCGGGCATCGGAACCGGCAGCCCCCGAGCCCCCTGCCCATCCCGGGGGGCTCACGGGAGGCTCCCCCCCAGCCGACAGCCGGTGGGGCAGAGCGGGGGGGAAAAGCGGGGGGAAAGGGGGGCCGGGAAGGCGGCGGAGGAGGAGcgggaggaagaagagggacagaggaagaagagggacagaggaaggggaggagcaggaaaaggaggagcaggagcaggagaagccGGCGGAGCTTGTGGCGGCCGCGGCAGCACCGCGTGGCCCCGCATCCGCAGGGGAAGCTCGCCCCAAATCTCTCGCCGCATCTCCgagggtttgggatttttttggggggaggtgAGATGGGTGTTGGGACCGGGCGGATTTGGGAATGGAGTCCCCAAAAGATTTGGGTGTCGGTGGGAGAGGTGTTATTCTATGATGAGGGGATGTTTTTGGATGTCGGAGGAGACCGGAGCCGAGCCGCAAATGGCCCTTGGGGGGGGNNNNNNNNNNNNNNNNNNNNNNNNNNNNNNNNNNNNNNNNNNNNNNNNNNNNNNNNNNNNNNNNNNNNNNNNNNNNNNNNNNNNNNNNNNNNNNNNNNNNNNNNNNNNNNNNNNNNNNNNNNNNNNNNNNNNNNNNNNNNNNNNNNNNNNNNNNNNNNNNNNNNNNNNNNNNNNNNNNNNNNNNNNNNNNNNNNNNNNNNNNNNNNNNNNNNNNNNNNNNNNNNNNNNNNNNNNNNNNNNNNNNNNNNNNNNNNNNNNNNNNNNNNNNNNNNNNNNNNNNNNNNNNNNNNNNNNNNNNNNNNNNNNNNNNNNNNNNNNNNNNNNNNNNNNNNNNNNNNNNNNNNNNNNNNNNNNNNNNNNNNNNNNNNNNNNNNNNNNNNNNNNNNNNNNNNNNNNNNNNNNNNNNNNNNNNNNNNNNNNNNNNNNNNNNNNNNNNNNNNNNNNNNNNNNNNNNNNNNNNNNNNNNNNNNNNNNNNNNNNNNNNNNNNNNNNNNNNNNNNNNNNNNNNNNNNNNNNNNNNNNNNNNNNNNNNNNNNNNNNNNNNNNNNNNNNNNNNNNNNNNNNNNNNNNNNNNNNNNNNNNNNNNNNNNNNNNNNNNNNNNNNNNNNNNNNNNNNNNNNNNNNNNNNNNNNNNNNNNNNNNNNNNNNNNNNNNNNNNNNNNNNNNNNNNNNNNNNNNNNNNNNNNNNNNNNNNNNNNNNNNNNNNNNNNNNNNNNNNNNNNNNNNNNNNNNNNNNNNNNNNNNNNNNNNNNNNNNNNNNNNNNNNNNNNNNNNNNNNNNNNNNNNNNNNNNNNNNNNNNNNNNNNNNNNNNNNNNNNNNNNNNNNNNNNNNNNNNNNNNNNNNNNNNNNNNNNNNNNNNNNNNNNNNNNNNNNNNNNNNNNNNNNNNNNNNNNNNNNNNNNNNNNNNNNNNNNNNNNNNNNNNNNNNNNNNNNNNNNNNNNNNNNNNNNNNNNNNNNNNNNNNNNNNNNNNNNNNNNNNNNNNNNNNNNNNNNNNNNNNNNNNNNNNNNNNNNNNNNNNNNNNNNNNNNNNNNNNNNNNNNNNNNNNNNNNNNNNNNNNNNNNNNNNNNNNNNNNNNNNNNNNNNNNNNNNNNNNNNNNNNNNNNNNNNNNNNNNNNNNNNNNNNNNNNNNNNNNNNNNNNNNNNNNNNNNNNNNNNNNNNNNNNNNNNNNNNNNNNNNNNNNNNNNNNNNNNNNNNNNNNNNNNNNNNNNNNNNNNNNNNNNNNNNNNNNNNNNNNNNNNNNNNNNNNNNNNNNNNNNNNNNNNNNNNNNNNNNNNNNNNNNNNNNNNNNNNNNNNNNNNNNNNNNNNNNNNNNNNNNNNNNNNNNNNNNNNNNNNNNNNNNNNNNNNNNNNNNNNNNNNNNNNNNNNNNNNNNNNNNNNNNNCCCAGGGTGCTCTGAGGAGGAAAGACCCACCCTGAGGCGGGAAGGTGGCCAGAGATGTGGCCAGAGCTCTGAGCTGGTGGTCCATGAGAAGCTCCAGGATGGGGAGAGGCCCCACCAGTGCTTGGAGTGTGGGAGGAGTTTCTTCACAAGGTCCCGCCTGCTCCGCCACCAGATGATCCACACGGGGGAACGGCCCTATGAGTGtggggaatgtgggaagagcttcagAGACACCTCGGATCTGCTCCGCCACCAGACCGTCCACACCGGGGAGCGTCCCTATGAATGtggggaatgtgggaagagcttcagcGTCAGCTCCCACCTGACCGTCCACCAGAGGATCCACACCGGGGCACGGCCCTACGAATGtggggaatgtgggaagagcttcagcATCAGCTCCAGTTTGATCCGCCACCGGATGATCCACACCGGGGAACGGCCCTACCAGTGTGAGCAATGTGGGAAGGGCTTCAGGAAGAGCTCCCACCTGGTCAGGCACCAGATGACCCACACTGGGGTGCGACCCTATGTGTGTAGGGAGTGTGGGAAGGGCTTCCGTGACAGCACTGACCTGATCATCCACCAGTCAATTCACACCGGGGAATGTCCCTACAAGTGCTCAgagtgtgggaagagcttcaCCCAGCGCTCCACCCTGATCCTCCACCAGAGGGTCCACACCGGGGAGAGGCCCTACAAGTGCTCAgagtgtgggaagagcttcGCCCAGAGCTCCTACCTGAACATCCACCAGAAGATCCACACCAGGGAGACGCCCTACAAGTGCTCACAATGTGAGAAGAGCTTCGTCTATCGCTCCAGGCTTATCGCCCACCAGCGCACCCACAGCACGGAGGGACCCTAacagtgtccccagtgtgggCAGAGCTTCTCCCAGAGCTCTACCGTGAGCCAAGAGCAAGGGAGGCCCCGGTAAGGGAAGCCCTGCGCGTGCCCCGCGTGCGGGAAGAGCTTCGTGCgctgccccagctccatcctcctctGGATTGTTAGAAATACACTCGAGAGAGTGTTAAAATTgcttaaagaaaagttttattaattatagCAAGCAAGATAATAAGCAAATCACAGCGCGCTGGCGGCCAAAAAGTAACCCACTTCTGGCCGTGTCTCCGTGCCCCCCCGCATTCCTTTTTATCTGTTCGGCTCTTCTGCTGAGTANNNNNNNNNNNNNNNNNNNNNNNNNNNNNNNNNNNNNNNNNNNNNNNNNNNNNNNNNNNNNNNNNNNNNNNNNNNNNNNNNNNNNNNNNNNNNNNNNNNNNNNNNNNNNNNNNNNNNNNNNNNNNNNNNNNNNNNNNNNNNNNNNNNNNNNNNNNNNNNNNNNNNNNNNNNNNNNNNNNNNNNNNNNNNNNNNNNNNNNNNNNNNNNNNNNNNNNNNNNNNNNNNNNNNNNNNNNNNNNNNNNNNNNNNNNNNNNNNNNNNNNNNNNNNNNNNNNNNNNNNNNNNNNNNNNNNNNNNNNNNNNNNNNNNNNNNNNNNNNNNNNNNNNNNNNNNNNNNNNNNNNNNNNNNNNNNNNNNNNNNNNNNNNNNNNNNNNNNNNNNNNNNNNNNNNNNNNNNNNNNNNNNNNNNNNNNNNNNNNNNNNNNNNNNNNNNNNNNNNNNNNNNNNNNNNNNNNNNNNNNNNNNNNNNNNNNNNNNNNNNNNNNNNNNNNNNNNNNNNNNNNNNNNNNNNNNNNNNNNNNNNNNNNNNNNNNNNNNNNNNNNNNNNNNNNNNNNNNNNNNNNNNNNNNNNNNNNNNNNNNNNNNNNNNNNNNNNNNNNNNNNNNNNNNNNNNNNNNNNNNNNNNNNNNNNNNNNNNNNNNNNNNNNNNNNNNNNNNNNNNNNNNNNNNNNNNNNNNNNNNNNNNNNNNNNNNNNNNNNNNNNNNNNNNNNNNNNNNNNNNNNNNNNNNNNNNNNNNNNNNNNNNNNNNNNNNNNNNNNNNNNNNNNNNNNNNNNNNNNNNNNNNNNNNNNNNNNNNNNNNNNNNNNNNNNNNNNNNNNNNNNNNNNNNNNNNNNNNNNNNNNNNNNNNNNNNNNNNNNNNNNNNNNNNNNNNNNNNNNNNNNNNNNNNNNNNNNNNNNNNNNNNNNNNNNNNNNNNNNNNNNNNNNNNNNNNNNNNNNNNNNNNNNNNNNNNNNNNNNNNNNNNNNNNNNNNNNNNNNNNNNNNNNNNNNNNNNNNNNNNNNNNNNNNNNNNNNNNNNNNNNNNNNNNNNNNNNNNNNNNNNNNNNNNNNNNNNNNNNNNNNNNNNNNNNNNNNNNNNNNNNNNNNNNNNNNNNNNNNNNNNNNNNNNNNNNNNNNNNNNNNNNNNNNNNNNNNNNNNNNNNNNNNNNNNNNNNNNNNNNNNNNNNNNNNNNNNNNNNNNNNNNNNNNNNNNNNNNNNNNNNNNNNNNNNNNNNNNNNNNNNNNNNNNNNNNNNNNNNNNNNNNNNNNNNNNNNNNNNNNNNNNNNNNNNNNNNNNNNNNNNNNNNNNNNNNNNNNNNNNNNNNNNNNNNNNNNNNNNNNNNNNNNNNNNNNNNNNNNNNNNNNNNNNNNNNNNNNNNNNNNNNNNNNNNNNNNNNNNNNNNNNNNNNNNNNNNNNNNNNNNNNNNNNNNNNNNNNNNNNNNNNNNNNNNNNNNNNNNNNNNNNNNNNNNNNNNNNNNNNNNNNNNNNNNNNNNNNNNNNNNNNNNNNNNNNNNNNNNNNNNNNNNNNNNNNNNNNNNNNNNNNNNNNNNNNNNNNNNNNNNNNNNNNNNNNNNNNNNNNNNNNNNNNNNNNNNNNNNNNNNNNNNNNNNNNNNNNNNNNNNNNNNNNNNNNNNNNNNNNNNNNNNNNNNNNNNNNNNNNNNNNNNNNNNNNNNNNNNNNNNNNNNNNNNNNNNNNNNNNNNNNNNNNNNNNNNNNNNNNNNNNNNNNNNNNNNNNNNNNNNNNNNNNNNNNNNNNNNNNNN
This genomic interval from Parus major isolate Abel unplaced genomic scaffold, Parus_major1.1 Scaffold661, whole genome shotgun sequence contains the following:
- the LOC107199405 gene encoding zinc finger protein 239-like; its protein translation is CSEEERPTLRREGGQRCGQSSELVVHEKLQDGERPHQCLECGRSFFTRSRLLRHQMIHTGERPYECGECGKSFRDTSDLLRHQTVHTGERPYECGECGKSFSVSSHLTVHQRIHTGARPYECGECGKSFSISSSLIRHRMIHTGERPYQCEQCGKGFRKSSHLVRHQMTHTGVRPYVCRECGKGFRDSTDLIIHQSIHTGECPYKCSECGKSFTQRSTLILHQRVHTGERPYKCSECGKSFAQSSYLNIHQKIHTRETPYKCSQCEKSFVYRSRLIAHQRTHSTEGP